Proteins encoded by one window of Cylindrospermum stagnale PCC 7417:
- a CDS encoding ABC transporter substrate-binding protein produces MNSKNETKLLVFSLLFTTVLLGAGFWLWNQLSGKTIIPSASNNNPQRNSGSTSERISLGEKILVTADTNPDKEAGVKAFAKGDFAAAASNFRASLQKNRNDPETLIYLNNSLGESSKYLKVAVSVPIGGNLDVAKELLRGVAQAQDEVNRSGAINGKLLQVAIANDDNDPNLAQQLATQFVKDSSIQAVVGHNASNLTIAAAPIYQQGRLVMISPSSTAENLSGIGSYIFRTVLGNDSFANSLSNYTIKTARKTNIAICFDSTAVDTISFKKEFVKVIQAGGSKVNPTDCDLAAANFDPSAAMSQLISSGADSLILLPHVDGINKSLELAAANKGKLALLASPTLYRYQTLQAGKGDINGMVMTVPWHPTAIKSNPFPQNAVKLWGGTVNWRTATAYDATMAIAKGLQQGNSREELQKVLHSPSFSVNGATGKIAFQPSGDIKGKAILVKVQPNSNSPTGYDFAPL; encoded by the coding sequence ATGAATTCTAAGAATGAAACGAAGTTACTGGTTTTTTCTCTACTGTTTACCACTGTTCTGTTAGGTGCTGGCTTTTGGTTGTGGAATCAACTTTCTGGAAAGACGATAATTCCTTCAGCTTCAAACAATAATCCTCAACGAAATTCAGGTTCTACATCAGAGAGAATCAGTTTAGGTGAAAAAATTTTAGTTACCGCTGACACCAACCCTGATAAAGAAGCCGGAGTCAAAGCCTTCGCTAAGGGTGATTTTGCCGCCGCTGCTAGCAATTTTAGAGCATCCTTGCAGAAAAATCGCAACGATCCAGAGACATTAATTTATTTAAATAATTCTTTGGGTGAGAGTAGTAAATACCTGAAAGTTGCGGTTAGCGTGCCGATTGGTGGCAATTTAGATGTAGCGAAAGAACTTCTGCGGGGTGTGGCTCAGGCGCAAGATGAGGTAAATCGCAGTGGTGCGATCAATGGTAAACTTTTGCAAGTGGCGATCGCTAACGATGACAATGATCCAAACCTTGCCCAGCAGTTAGCTACGCAGTTTGTCAAAGACTCTAGCATTCAGGCTGTAGTCGGGCATAATGCTAGTAATCTCACCATTGCCGCTGCGCCAATATATCAACAGGGAAGGTTAGTGATGATCTCTCCCAGTAGTACTGCGGAAAACCTTTCTGGAATTGGTAGCTATATATTCCGTACTGTTCTCGGTAATGACTCGTTTGCTAACAGCCTCTCTAATTACACTATTAAAACGGCGCGCAAAACTAATATTGCCATTTGCTTTGATTCCACAGCAGTTGACACCATCTCTTTCAAAAAAGAGTTTGTCAAAGTGATACAGGCTGGGGGTAGCAAGGTGAATCCCACAGATTGCGATCTTGCTGCTGCCAATTTTGATCCGAGTGCAGCGATGTCTCAATTAATCAGCAGTGGTGCAGATAGCTTGATATTACTACCTCATGTAGATGGAATTAACAAATCTTTAGAACTAGCAGCAGCAAATAAAGGAAAATTAGCACTGTTAGCTAGTCCGACACTTTACAGATACCAAACTCTACAGGCGGGAAAAGGTGATATCAACGGTATGGTAATGACTGTACCTTGGCATCCTACAGCAATTAAGAGTAATCCTTTTCCGCAAAATGCTGTCAAACTTTGGGGTGGCACCGTTAATTGGCGAACAGCGACGGCTTATGATGCGACTATGGCGATTGCTAAAGGTTTACAGCAAGGTAACAGCCGTGAAGAATTACAAAAGGTGCTGCATAGTCCCAGTTTCTCTGTGAATGGTGCTACAGGCAAAATTGCATTTCAGCCATCGGGTGATATCAAAGGCAAAGCTATATTAGTGAAGGTGCAACCAAACAGCAATTCTCCTACTGGCTACGACTTTGCTCCCCTGTAG
- a CDS encoding glycoside hydrolase family 44 protein, with amino-acid sequence MTQLTLQLSINPAAARHPISPLIYGINAIGINDEDFNKLSQAIKSPVVRWGGNATTRYNWENDFYNTGKDWYFENIPRDNPDRSQLPNNSAADRFIQRNKAAGTESFITVPIIGWVAKAKAKTENDPNPLGHPYNCGFKVSKYGEQQSTDPYDPDCGNGIRRSDSSRITGNDPTDTSIAVGPDFIRRWVAHLVKKFGNASAGGVRFYGLDNEPGIWFETHRDVYPGYLSYEELLQRNIDYAAAIRQADPNAQILGPVQDGWTRYFYSSYGSYPDKTAEADRKAHNGQAFVAWYLTQLYAHDQQSGKRTIDYLNLHYYPQAAGVALSPAGNNTTQALRLRSTRSLWDTSYVDESWIKDTENGNTAVQLIPRMRAWVNRHYPGLKLGISEYNFGAIDDINGALAQADVLGIFGREDVGLATLWGAKVWNKQPALTADLPVVFAFRMYQNYDGQGSKFGDISIPAASADQGQLAIYAAQRSSDGALTLMIINKSDTALSAQIDLGDFIGGESAQHYHYSATDLHSIVKQTDLPISNGAINGTFAAKSINLLIIAGSI; translated from the coding sequence ATGACTCAACTAACCCTTCAACTTAGTATCAATCCTGCGGCCGCTAGGCATCCTATTAGCCCACTGATCTATGGTATTAATGCTATTGGCATAAATGATGAGGATTTTAACAAACTAAGCCAAGCCATCAAATCACCAGTTGTTCGTTGGGGTGGCAATGCCACAACTCGCTACAATTGGGAGAATGATTTCTACAATACTGGCAAGGACTGGTATTTTGAAAACATCCCCCGCGATAACCCAGATCGCTCACAGCTTCCCAATAATTCTGCTGCCGATCGCTTTATTCAGCGTAACAAGGCTGCCGGAACTGAATCGTTTATTACCGTTCCCATCATTGGCTGGGTAGCTAAAGCTAAAGCTAAAACAGAAAATGACCCGAACCCACTCGGTCACCCCTATAACTGTGGTTTTAAGGTCAGTAAATATGGTGAGCAACAATCAACCGACCCATACGATCCTGATTGTGGCAATGGGATTCGTCGCTCCGATTCTTCACGGATTACTGGTAATGACCCCACCGATACTAGCATTGCAGTTGGTCCCGATTTTATCCGCCGTTGGGTGGCTCATCTGGTAAAGAAGTTTGGCAATGCCTCGGCTGGTGGCGTCCGTTTTTATGGACTCGATAATGAACCAGGGATTTGGTTTGAGACACACCGCGATGTCTACCCTGGCTATTTAAGCTACGAAGAACTATTGCAGCGCAATATCGATTACGCTGCTGCTATTCGCCAAGCCGATCCAAATGCCCAGATTTTAGGACCAGTACAGGATGGGTGGACGCGCTACTTCTATTCATCATATGGCTCCTATCCCGATAAAACCGCCGAAGCCGACCGTAAAGCCCACAATGGTCAGGCATTTGTGGCTTGGTATCTAACTCAACTTTATGCCCACGATCAGCAGAGCGGTAAGCGTACTATCGACTATTTAAACCTCCATTATTACCCACAGGCGGCGGGGGTCGCACTTTCACCAGCTGGTAACAATACCACCCAGGCACTCCGGCTTCGCAGTACCCGCTCCCTCTGGGATACAAGTTATGTCGATGAAAGCTGGATTAAGGATACTGAAAATGGCAATACTGCGGTGCAATTGATCCCGCGTATGCGTGCTTGGGTTAACCGGCACTACCCTGGTCTAAAGTTAGGCATTTCGGAGTATAACTTCGGTGCTATTGATGATATAAATGGAGCCTTGGCTCAAGCCGATGTGCTAGGGATTTTTGGGCGTGAGGATGTGGGGTTAGCAACCCTTTGGGGTGCAAAAGTTTGGAACAAACAACCAGCGCTAACTGCCGATCTACCAGTAGTGTTTGCTTTTCGGATGTACCAGAATTATGATGGTCAAGGGAGCAAATTTGGTGATATCAGTATTCCGGCTGCTAGTGCCGATCAGGGGCAGCTTGCAATTTATGCCGCCCAACGCAGTAGCGATGGTGCTCTCACTCTGATGATTATTAATAAATCTGATACCGCACTTTCAGCCCAGATCGATCTTGGTGATTTTATAGGAGGAGAATCTGCACAACATTACCATTATAGTGCTACCGATCTCCATTCAATTGTCAAACAGACCGATCTACCTATCAGTAATGGTGCAATCAATGGTACATTTGCAGCAAAATCAATCAATCTATTGATTATTGCTGGATCTATATAG
- the argB gene encoding acetylglutamate kinase, which translates to MMDNDREYIRQAEATRVRVLSEALPYIQQFAGRTVVVKYGGAAMKESTLKDKVIRDIVFLSCVGLRPILVHGGGPEINSWLDKLGIEAQFKNGLRVTDAATMDVVEMVLVGRVNKEIVSLINQAGGLAVGLCGKDGNLFTARPQGQEGIGFVGDVSNVNIKILDTLSKNGYIPVVSSVAADETGQAYNINADTVAGEIAAALGAEKLILLTDTQGILKDYKDPSTLIPKLDIREARELIATGVVSGGMIPKVNCCVRSLAQGVRAAHIIDGRLPHALLLEIFTDVGIGTMILGSQFTS; encoded by the coding sequence ATGATGGATAATGATAGAGAGTACATCAGGCAAGCTGAAGCCACTCGTGTACGTGTCCTAAGCGAAGCACTACCTTACATTCAACAATTCGCCGGTCGCACCGTTGTTGTCAAGTATGGTGGCGCAGCGATGAAAGAAAGCACCCTCAAAGATAAAGTCATCCGCGACATCGTATTTTTATCTTGCGTCGGCTTGCGACCGATATTAGTGCATGGTGGTGGCCCAGAAATTAACAGTTGGTTAGATAAACTGGGAATCGAAGCCCAATTTAAGAATGGTCTGCGAGTTACTGATGCTGCCACAATGGATGTGGTAGAGATGGTTTTAGTTGGTCGAGTCAATAAAGAAATTGTCTCGCTGATTAACCAAGCGGGAGGCTTGGCCGTGGGACTTTGCGGCAAAGACGGTAATTTATTTACAGCACGTCCCCAAGGTCAAGAAGGCATCGGCTTTGTGGGGGATGTCAGCAATGTAAATATCAAAATTTTGGATACTTTGTCTAAAAATGGCTATATTCCTGTAGTGTCGAGCGTCGCTGCTGACGAGACGGGACAAGCTTACAACATCAATGCTGATACTGTCGCTGGTGAAATAGCCGCTGCATTAGGAGCAGAAAAGTTGATTTTGCTGACTGACACTCAGGGTATTTTAAAAGATTACAAAGACCCGTCTACCTTGATTCCGAAACTAGATATTCGGGAAGCCCGTGAGTTAATTGCCACTGGTGTCGTTAGTGGTGGGATGATTCCCAAAGTCAATTGTTGTGTGCGATCGCTTGCTCAAGGTGTCCGTGCAGCACACATCATTGATGGACGCCTTCCCCATGCCCTGCTTCTAGAAATCTTTACTGACGTGGGGATCGGCACAATGATTCTTGGTTCCCAATTTACCTCTTAA
- a CDS encoding tetratricopeptide repeat protein: protein MSAESLEIAKTRYQLGKAAFENGQYREAVENLEKAIALLNRNSRLGGEVGMWLVTAFEAAGRTEDAIALCQQLQRHPHFETSKQARNLLYILQAPKLVRPSEWMTEIPDLGALPNNEAKTRVTLNPKKSTPRQKPVEPEYIDLSQVNTTDNRFIWLALIAVGLTVSYLVWLSF from the coding sequence GTGAGTGCAGAAAGTTTAGAAATTGCCAAAACTCGCTACCAGCTTGGAAAAGCTGCCTTTGAAAATGGGCAATACCGAGAAGCTGTGGAAAATTTGGAAAAGGCGATCGCTTTATTAAATCGTAATTCTCGCCTAGGGGGTGAGGTAGGAATGTGGCTAGTAACGGCTTTTGAAGCAGCAGGGCGGACAGAAGATGCGATCGCTCTTTGTCAACAACTCCAACGCCATCCACACTTTGAAACCAGCAAACAAGCACGGAATTTGCTCTACATCTTACAAGCCCCAAAGCTGGTTAGACCAAGCGAGTGGATGACCGAAATCCCTGACTTGGGCGCACTCCCTAACAATGAAGCGAAAACTCGCGTTACTCTCAATCCGAAAAAATCTACCCCAAGGCAGAAGCCTGTTGAACCAGAATACATTGACCTTAGCCAAGTAAATACCACCGATAATCGCTTTATCTGGTTAGCCCTGATAGCTGTTGGCTTAACCGTCTCGTATTTGGTTTGGTTGAGTTTCTAA
- a CDS encoding DUF3153 domain-containing protein yields the protein MNMSIFRKPILLLVLSASLLLSGCVQYDLGVNFGNANSGELVQHIKLAEKLTSFSGDYIYDWLNSIERRARKLNGKTQRVSPEEIIVKIPFSNGRELQEKFNDFFNSRNPQISESSQSESDSELPKIASNLLLEQNHFLLLVRNRLIYDLDLRSLSIIASKGNVLANAGSILDLDFSLNTPWGARNIKQTEDAIEPEKNGLQLVWKLKSGELNHIEVVFWLPSPIGIGALLIILFVWGGIYLRYSFMPDPRIQFAPKQS from the coding sequence ATGAATATGTCTATTTTCAGAAAACCTATATTATTGCTGGTACTATCAGCATCACTACTGCTTTCTGGTTGTGTGCAGTACGATTTGGGGGTTAACTTTGGTAACGCCAACAGCGGCGAACTAGTCCAGCATATTAAGTTAGCAGAAAAGCTCACCAGTTTTAGTGGCGATTATATTTATGATTGGTTAAATAGCATCGAGCGTCGCGCCCGCAAACTGAACGGAAAAACACAGCGGGTTTCCCCAGAAGAAATTATTGTGAAAATTCCCTTCAGTAATGGTCGGGAATTACAAGAGAAGTTTAACGATTTTTTTAACTCTCGCAATCCACAAATATCTGAATCATCTCAAAGCGAATCTGATTCAGAACTGCCGAAAATCGCCTCAAACTTGCTCTTGGAGCAGAATCATTTCTTGCTTTTAGTCCGAAATCGGTTAATTTATGATTTGGATTTGCGATCGCTCTCGATAATTGCCAGCAAAGGTAACGTTTTGGCTAATGCTGGTTCAATTCTCGATTTAGACTTTAGCCTCAACACCCCTTGGGGAGCAAGGAACATTAAACAAACTGAAGATGCTATCGAGCCAGAAAAGAATGGTTTACAACTAGTGTGGAAACTCAAGTCTGGTGAACTAAATCACATAGAAGTAGTTTTCTGGCTTCCTAGTCCCATTGGTATTGGGGCTTTGTTGATTATTCTGTTTGTCTGGGGAGGAATATATCTCAGATATAGTTTCATGCCCGATCCCAGAATTCAGTTTGCGCCCAAACAGTCATGA